The Halomonas sp. 7T genome contains a region encoding:
- a CDS encoding 3-keto-5-aminohexanoate cleavage protein encodes MSQPCIICVAITGSLPRKENNPAVPITVNEQIESTQAAFEAGASIAHCHVRNDDQTPSSDPEKFGRLMEGLKKHCPGMIIQLSTGGRSGAGEARGGMLPLKPDMASLSVGSNNFPSRVYENPPQLVEWLADEMLKYNVKPEIEAFDLSHIHQAVALSKQGKLKAPLYVQFVMGVKNSMPADKHSFDFFIETLKRLAPDAQWCGAGIGANQYLLNEWSIAAGGHTRTGLEDNVRLDRDTLAASNAALVERTVALCEKYQRPVATWQQARDTLGLQMA; translated from the coding sequence ATGTCTCAGCCATGCATTATCTGTGTTGCCATTACGGGCAGCCTGCCACGTAAAGAAAATAATCCCGCGGTACCGATTACCGTTAATGAGCAAATCGAAAGTACCCAGGCAGCTTTTGAAGCAGGTGCCAGTATTGCGCATTGCCATGTGCGTAACGACGACCAAACGCCGTCATCCGACCCAGAAAAATTTGGCCGCCTGATGGAAGGGCTCAAGAAACACTGCCCAGGCATGATTATCCAGCTTTCCACCGGCGGCCGATCCGGTGCCGGTGAAGCTCGCGGCGGCATGCTGCCGCTGAAACCGGATATGGCTAGCCTCTCGGTGGGCTCGAATAATTTTCCCAGTCGCGTTTACGAAAACCCTCCTCAATTGGTGGAGTGGCTGGCAGACGAAATGCTCAAGTACAACGTGAAGCCTGAAATCGAGGCGTTTGACCTCTCGCACATCCACCAGGCGGTTGCGCTCTCAAAGCAGGGCAAGTTAAAAGCGCCGTTATACGTTCAGTTCGTCATGGGGGTGAAAAACTCAATGCCCGCCGACAAACACAGCTTTGACTTCTTTATTGAAACGCTCAAACGACTAGCCCCCGACGCCCAGTGGTGCGGCGCAGGCATAGGAGCCAACCAATACCTGCTTAACGAGTGGTCGATTGCAGCAGGCGGCCATACCCGCACCGGGCTTGAAGATAACGTGCGCCTAGATCGCGATACCTTAGCCGCCTCCAACGCAGCCCTAGTCGAGAGAACCGTCGCGCTGTGCGAAAAATATCAGCGCCCGGTCGCCACTTGGCAGCAGGCCCGCGACACACTGGGGCTGCAGATGGCGTAA
- a CDS encoding SDR family NAD(P)-dependent oxidoreductase, whose amino-acid sequence MDNTRLKGKHCLITGAARGMGAAVAEHYAAQGAKVCVADLNIEGCEEVAQRIKSKGGDAIAIKLNVTNRAEVQAAVNATVEAFGSLNVMVNNAGINKPLMFLDITEENWHQIMDVNALGCLLGMQEAAKQMISQGKESGPYKIINVGSILSRQAFDDVVPYSCSKHAVLAMINGGAKALVDHNITVNGYAPGVVRTELWEQLDKDLVSIGKFEKQGQSMDELAEKMILMKRYSYPEDVVGTASFLASQESDYMTGQLLMIDGGMIMQ is encoded by the coding sequence ATGGATAACACTCGACTCAAAGGCAAACACTGTCTCATTACTGGTGCTGCACGTGGCATGGGAGCGGCTGTCGCTGAGCATTACGCTGCGCAAGGGGCAAAGGTCTGCGTGGCAGACCTCAACATTGAGGGGTGCGAAGAGGTCGCTCAGCGCATCAAATCAAAGGGTGGCGATGCCATTGCCATTAAGTTAAATGTTACTAACCGCGCGGAAGTGCAGGCAGCCGTTAACGCCACGGTAGAAGCGTTTGGTAGTTTGAACGTGATGGTGAACAATGCCGGTATCAATAAGCCATTAATGTTTCTGGATATCACTGAAGAAAATTGGCATCAAATTATGGATGTTAATGCGCTGGGTTGCTTACTCGGTATGCAGGAAGCGGCTAAACAGATGATTAGCCAGGGCAAAGAAAGCGGCCCTTATAAAATCATTAACGTAGGTTCAATTCTCTCCCGCCAGGCATTTGACGATGTGGTGCCCTACTCCTGCAGCAAGCATGCCGTACTAGCGATGATTAACGGCGGTGCAAAAGCACTGGTTGACCACAACATCACCGTTAACGGCTATGCCCCAGGCGTGGTGCGCACCGAGCTTTGGGAACAGCTGGATAAAGACTTAGTCAGCATCGGTAAATTCGAGAAGCAGGGCCAGTCAATGGATGAACTGGCTGAAAAAATGATTCTGATGAAGCGTTACTCTTACCCAGAAGATGTGGTCGGCACCGCGTCGTTCCTCGCCAGCCAAGAGTCTGATTACATGACCGGGCAGCTGCTAATGATCGATGGCGGCATGATCATGCAGTAA
- a CDS encoding dienelactone hydrolase family protein gives MPDKIPTSLPRPGIVSLSIATLSSLLLSAAAYGFTPSGEDISYDVNGERFEGYFVSAGEHAKGSVIIVHDWDGLDDYERQRADMFAEKGYDAFAVDLFGAGNRPQATEDKQAATRALYEDRERMRTLTLAGLAQARTEGADTRTVIMGYCFGGAVSLEIARSGEADNIAAYATFHGGLDTPEGQSYASDTPPIYIAHGGADTSISLKDVATLASTLEQAGVTYEVGIYSGAPHAFSVFGSDRYDQRADERSWETFLQWLEDTQADS, from the coding sequence ATGCCTGATAAAATCCCTACCTCACTCCCACGCCCGGGTATTGTTTCACTTTCTATCGCTACCCTATCCAGCTTGCTACTTTCAGCAGCCGCTTACGGCTTTACCCCCAGCGGCGAAGACATTAGCTATGATGTGAATGGCGAAAGGTTTGAAGGTTATTTCGTCTCGGCTGGTGAGCATGCCAAAGGCAGCGTGATCATTGTGCACGACTGGGACGGGCTGGATGACTACGAGCGCCAGCGAGCCGATATGTTCGCAGAGAAGGGTTACGATGCATTTGCCGTCGATCTTTTTGGTGCCGGCAACCGCCCACAAGCCACTGAAGATAAACAGGCCGCCACCCGTGCGCTTTATGAGGATCGTGAGCGGATGCGAACTCTCACCCTTGCTGGTTTGGCTCAAGCTAGAACCGAAGGGGCTGATACCCGCACCGTCATCATGGGCTACTGCTTTGGCGGGGCGGTCTCCTTAGAAATTGCACGCTCTGGCGAGGCAGATAACATCGCCGCATACGCTACCTTCCATGGAGGCCTAGACACACCCGAAGGCCAATCGTACGCCAGTGACACGCCACCAATTTATATTGCTCATGGCGGTGCAGACACCTCTATAAGCCTAAAAGACGTAGCCACCCTAGCCAGCACTCTTGAACAGGCCGGCGTGACTTACGAAGTAGGGATTTATTCAGGCGCCCCCCATGCCTTTAGCGTGTTTGGCAGCGATCGTTACGACCAACGCGCCGACGAACGCTCATGGGAAACGTTTCTACAGTGGCTTGAGGACACGCAGGCTGATTCATGA